A region of the Enterobacter hormaechei ATCC 49162 genome:
CAAGAGCCGTCTTGAAGACATGATGCGCGAGCTGACCCATCGCCACGACCTGAACAAACAGCCGCACAAAACGCAGCACGTACACCACTAATATCTCACCTGCCGACAGGGGGCGAAAGCCCCCTTTTTTACGCCTTAAATCAGCTGCAACGCCTGTGAATGCTGCTTTTACGCCTTTTCAACTTTGGGAAAATAACACCAACAAGAAAACAATTTGTTTAATGGTGCAATCATGAATACAGCCCTTTCCATCATTGACGCTATCACCCCAAACACTGATATCGACTACCGGCAGGAAATGAACGTCATCCACGAAATTGTGGCCGAGTGCGAGAAAGAGATCGCATTCATGCATCAGGTTCACGACTTCGTTTATGGCGACGAACGCCACAACATGATTAACCGCCTGCTGCGACTCAACCACCGGCCGGATGACGAGCGCACACGCTTTAACAGAGCCTGGCTGGACAAAGTCGACCTGGAATGGGTGAAACAGAATATCTGGGCCGAGTACTGGAAGAAGGTCACGGATATGACAAACGTTCTGCTGATCATGCCAGCTTCCCGCCGCGACGAGTGGCGTGAGCAGTTTATCGAGGGCAAGCAGGAGACCATCAGGACTGACAGAACCGGCTACCAGATGAAGGTTAAGGAGTTCGTTGGTGTGCCGGAGTTCAAAGCAGAAACGGTCATCCCAACGATGCTCAATCTGCTGAATGACAGGCACAAATATCTATCTGAGCGCGTGTATGGCTTGTTTAAGGCGCTGAGTCCTGCCCACAAGACCAATAAGACGAACGGCTTTAGCGAGCGTCTGATCATCGCCAACTGCATTTCCGAGTTCTGGCGGGACAGCGTCAGCGTGAACTACCGGAAAGAGGACTACATCGACGACCTGCGCGTCATGCTTCATTTCTTCGCTCACAAAGAGTTCATCACCATCAACCGCACAACTGAGATGCTATCAGCTGCGTACCGGGCAAACGACTGCCAGACCGGTGACTGGATGAATGTCGACGGAAACCTGATGCGTGTGAAGATGTTCAAGAACGGCAACGTTCACTTTGAAATACATCCTGACGTGGCCTGGAAGCTGAATGAGGTGCTGGCTTACAGCATGCCTGCAGCAATCCCGGCGCCATGCCGTACTGCGCCCAAAACACGGGCACCAAAAGAGTTCGGGTTAATCCAGAAGACGATCTCCGAGCCGGTTCGTACCGCGCTGCGCGACGGGCGATTCAGCAAAGACAAAGGCGTCTGGTACTTTTCTGATTCCAACCTCCAGAAGTCGCAGGTGGAAGAGCTTGAGCGCACACTGAACTTCATTGGCGGCGTACAGGAGAAAAAGCACTGGCAGTTCCCGTATGAGATAGGCCATACGCTCAATACGATTGTGGCCACCGGCTTAATACCGGATACAAAATCACACCAGTTCTACCCTACCCCACGTTTGATAGCGGAGTACGTTGCCAG
Encoded here:
- a CDS encoding DUF4942 domain-containing protein, with product MNTALSIIDAITPNTDIDYRQEMNVIHEIVAECEKEIAFMHQVHDFVYGDERHNMINRLLRLNHRPDDERTRFNRAWLDKVDLEWVKQNIWAEYWKKVTDMTNVLLIMPASRRDEWREQFIEGKQETIRTDRTGYQMKVKEFVGVPEFKAETVIPTMLNLLNDRHKYLSERVYGLFKALSPAHKTNKTNGFSERLIIANCISEFWRDSVSVNYRKEDYIDDLRVMLHFFAHKEFITINRTTEMLSAAYRANDCQTGDWMNVDGNLMRVKMFKNGNVHFEIHPDVAWKLNEVLAYSMPAAIPAPCRTAPKTRAPKEFGLIQKTISEPVRTALRDGRFSKDKGVWYFSDSNLQKSQVEELERTLNFIGGVQEKKHWQFPYEIGHTLNTIVATGLIPDTKSHQFYPTPRLIAEYVARAIELKPGEKLLEPEAGRGDLLACIDANPEDVTCIEVAPLFADILLGKGYTNTVCCDFMKWSEDNAGYQFDKIVMNPPYSLGRHREHTLAALEHLKVGGRLVAVLPGDAPVLNWMTLDNYVYAKGKSFTDEFEDTGITVSVYVFKRAK